From one Syntrophorhabdaceae bacterium genomic stretch:
- a CDS encoding TRAP transporter substrate-binding protein yields MVSKAKFSFLWLMVGIMLLSGYEMGFSAEGRVLKLAFVAPQPVWGPIADHYSQEVAKFVPKLKINNFGSGQLGSLAKNLAEIKMGKIDMILCGGAVPSMAKGGEHLNVLYAPYVFNSDSHMRKYFQSELFKSMIAPVEREGGFKFLGYVADRSPRLVSTSTRKVTKPEDMKGLKLRVPELKPIHIVIKAWGATPIPLSASELYMALKQGVVDGQDNGFDALYMAKYYEVQKYVTPIDYIRQGLIILISRATWDKLSLEEQKALLDAIEPTYKWGKEENEKILEKSIKGVQEKGMIVLKPDLEAFKATAAKAINNELDGKLWPAGLYNKIRAME; encoded by the coding sequence ATGGTTTCAAAGGCAAAGTTTAGTTTTCTCTGGTTAATGGTAGGGATCATGCTTCTATCCGGATATGAAATGGGATTTTCTGCTGAGGGAAGAGTCCTCAAACTTGCTTTTGTGGCTCCCCAGCCGGTTTGGGGGCCGATAGCAGATCATTATTCCCAAGAAGTGGCTAAATTCGTTCCAAAACTCAAAATCAATAATTTCGGCAGCGGTCAATTGGGCAGTTTGGCCAAGAACCTTGCTGAAATAAAAATGGGAAAGATAGATATGATACTTTGCGGCGGCGCCGTGCCCTCCATGGCCAAGGGAGGGGAACATCTGAATGTTTTGTACGCCCCGTATGTCTTTAACTCCGATAGCCACATGCGGAAGTACTTCCAGTCGGAATTGTTTAAGTCAATGATTGCCCCGGTCGAAAGAGAAGGCGGTTTTAAATTTCTGGGTTACGTTGCCGACAGATCTCCTCGACTTGTCAGCACAAGCACCCGTAAGGTAACAAAACCTGAAGATATGAAAGGCCTCAAGCTCAGGGTCCCTGAACTCAAGCCTATCCACATCGTCATAAAGGCCTGGGGGGCCACGCCAATTCCCCTTTCGGCCAGTGAACTTTACATGGCCCTGAAGCAGGGTGTGGTCGATGGGCAGGATAATGGGTTCGATGCCCTTTATATGGCGAAATATTATGAAGTCCAAAAATATGTTACCCCAATTGATTACATCCGCCAGGGCCTTATCATACTTATCTCCAGGGCAACCTGGGATAAATTAAGTCTTGAGGAGCAGAAAGCGCTCCTGGATGCCATAGAGCCTACCTACAAATGGGGTAAGGAAGAGAATGAAAAGATTTTGGAGAAATCGATAAAAGGCGTGCAAGAAAAAGGCATGATCGTTCTAAAACCCGATTTGGAAGCCTTTAAGGCTACTGCTGCCAAAGCCATCAATAATGAACTGGATGGGAAACTCTGGCCAGCAGGTCTTTATAATAAGATCCGGGCCATGGAATAA
- a CDS encoding TRAP transporter large permease, producing the protein MPTSLAVVYPSSCSYPGFSGLSNKGEHVGLLQLIVLIGAFLFFAVLGLPIFISMGLSSAVYCTIFWNSSSFTTIPLEIINFLNNFAFLAIPFYFLAGDLMNAGGITRRLVDFSTAIIGHIRGGLSHVNIIASMVFSGVSGSAVADTSAIGSVLIPAMIKEGYTASYAAAVTATSSTIGPVIPPSIPLVMYALLTEESVGKLFLGGAIPGTLMGLYLLATSYLISKRRNYPSHPRVPLKQMAKAFIDAGLALMMPIIIIGGIVSGMVTPTEAGALAVAYALVLSLFFYREINIKDIPRLFAKSMLSSANVMAIIASAGIFSYLVAEMRAGEVILQLFTSFSQSRWVILCIINIFFLLWGFVLDPMTAMVVIVPMLMPLIRAVGIDPVHFGVIVTVNLMIALVTPPVGYLLYLSATISGARFEDVVKESYPFLIALLVTLICVTFIPDLTLWLPQILMGK; encoded by the coding sequence ATGCCAACATCGTTGGCAGTGGTCTATCCATCTTCTTGCTCATATCCCGGTTTTTCAGGCCTGTCAAACAAAGGTGAACATGTGGGGCTGCTTCAATTAATCGTTTTAATTGGTGCGTTTCTTTTTTTCGCCGTCCTGGGACTCCCGATTTTTATCAGCATGGGACTGAGTTCAGCGGTCTATTGCACCATATTCTGGAATAGCTCATCGTTTACAACCATTCCCCTGGAGATCATCAACTTCTTGAACAATTTTGCATTTCTAGCAATCCCCTTTTATTTTCTGGCTGGAGACCTGATGAATGCCGGAGGAATCACGCGCCGTCTGGTAGACTTCTCTACAGCTATCATTGGCCACATTCGAGGGGGTCTTAGTCACGTTAATATTATTGCCTCCATGGTGTTTAGCGGTGTATCAGGGTCGGCAGTCGCAGATACCTCTGCCATAGGCAGCGTCCTCATTCCCGCCATGATAAAGGAAGGGTATACAGCCTCCTATGCGGCGGCTGTCACTGCAACGAGTAGTACTATAGGACCTGTGATCCCACCGTCAATCCCTTTGGTTATGTATGCGTTGCTAACCGAGGAATCTGTCGGCAAGCTGTTTCTGGGTGGGGCCATTCCGGGAACATTGATGGGGCTGTATCTACTCGCAACCTCATATTTAATCAGTAAAAGAAGAAATTATCCGTCTCACCCAAGAGTTCCATTAAAACAAATGGCGAAAGCTTTCATTGACGCCGGCCTCGCTTTGATGATGCCCATAATCATTATTGGAGGAATTGTAAGCGGTATGGTAACTCCTACAGAGGCGGGAGCCTTAGCCGTAGCCTATGCCCTGGTCCTGAGCCTATTTTTTTACCGGGAAATAAACATTAAAGATATACCCCGCCTGTTCGCAAAATCGATGTTAAGTTCAGCTAATGTGATGGCTATTATTGCCAGCGCCGGAATCTTCAGTTATCTGGTGGCTGAAATGAGAGCTGGTGAAGTTATCCTCCAGCTGTTTACCTCTTTCAGCCAATCCAGATGGGTCATTTTATGTATTATTAACATCTTTTTCCTTCTCTGGGGGTTTGTGTTAGATCCCATGACGGCCATGGTGGTAATTGTTCCCATGTTGATGCCTCTTATTAGGGCGGTAGGGATTGATCCTGTACATTTCGGGGTTATTGTAACCGTCAACCTGATGATCGCTTTGGTCACCCCTCCGGTCGGTTATTTATTGTATTTGTCCGCAACCATTTCCGGGGCTAGATTTGAGGATGTTGTCAAAGAATCCTATCCATTTCTTATTGCCCTGCTTGTTACGCTGATTTGCGTTACTTTCATTCCGGACCTTACCCTGTGGCTTCCTCAAATATTAATGGGTAAATAG
- a CDS encoding SDR family NAD(P)-dependent oxidoreductase, translating into MELYNKVALVTGAGSGIGQTVAKILAREGARVGLADVNIKGIRETLSAIEEDGGKVFELPGDVSIKSNVREMVHRLVNHFGPVDILVNNAGIEGSASLVHEIEEEIWDRVMSVNLKASFLMCQAVIPFMMERRYGKIVNVASLAARRISYLGGADYTASKYGLLGFSMHLAYELARYNINVNVLCPGATLTKMTESKLTKEKEEEIIRQIPLGRWCSPMDQAEAVLFLVSERAAMITGMVMDVNGGNLLGFGDYPENMARREERSARKR; encoded by the coding sequence ATGGAACTCTATAATAAAGTCGCTTTGGTAACGGGTGCCGGGTCGGGAATTGGGCAAACCGTTGCGAAAATTTTGGCCCGCGAAGGTGCCCGAGTAGGATTGGCAGATGTAAACATCAAGGGAATCCGAGAAACGCTGAGTGCAATCGAGGAGGATGGAGGCAAGGTCTTTGAACTTCCGGGCGATGTCTCTATTAAGAGTAATGTGCGTGAGATGGTCCATCGATTGGTTAACCATTTTGGCCCGGTTGATATCCTTGTGAATAATGCCGGGATCGAAGGATCCGCTTCGCTTGTGCATGAGATCGAAGAAGAAATATGGGATCGGGTTATGAGTGTAAACCTGAAAGCCTCCTTTCTGATGTGTCAGGCGGTTATTCCGTTCATGATGGAGCGACGGTATGGGAAGATTGTCAATGTTGCCTCGCTTGCAGCGCGGCGTATCAGTTACCTTGGAGGAGCTGATTACACCGCCTCCAAATACGGACTGTTAGGATTTAGTATGCACCTTGCCTATGAGTTGGCGAGGTATAACATAAACGTCAACGTCCTCTGCCCCGGAGCAACGCTAACCAAGATGACTGAATCTAAACTCACGAAAGAAAAAGAAGAAGAGATTATCCGCCAAATCCCGTTGGGCAGATGGTGCTCCCCCATGGATCAAGCAGAGGCGGTCCTTTTCCTCGTTAGTGAACGCGCGGCCATGATCACAGGGATGGTGATGGATGTAAACGGAGGCAACCTGTTAGGGTTTGGGGACTATCCGGAGAACATGGCCCGACGTGAAGAACGTAGCGCTCGGAAGAGATAG